A single Venturia canescens isolate UGA chromosome 1, ASM1945775v1, whole genome shotgun sequence DNA region contains:
- the LOC122415833 gene encoding uncharacterized protein yields the protein MTVMPSGTDVADKAVSTEDASSGREVVRLEAVLAALVETKVEAMKASSALSTTKKSGSAPTSPRRPRLTSSSTASSSQNHQYSQHHHHHHHHHQHQHQHQHHRSHHRDAADRSGSGEHQRREYNKHEAHRHRRHDSAPCGDYIEDPSSRDHRKQRSADKTRRRRASEMPRSPRKKRRYSKSPNILQDVNLPLDSRFELLDIDADQDLALINFEKSREALGESCDHAGIHPSACYFSHTAAHLKIHYDQDDYVAVNLEDAFDDRVSLNASKKRDDKRERFHRPRRKRKRKKRIVEPDVPEEEYVDPEELPPRARWTIVATACLLLAMSLLLVGVTLRMAPIIDDMVRKENEELLNSLNRDNSVPENSTSLP from the exons ATGACGGTTATGCCTTCGGGTACCGATGTCGCGGACAAGGCCGTCTCAACGGAGGATGCCTCGAGCGGAAGAGAAGTCGTCCGCCTCGAGGCCGTCCTTGCGGCACTCGTCGAGACCAAGGTGGAAGCGATGAAAGCCTCCTCGGCTTTGAGCACCACCAAAAAGTCTGGGAGTGCCCCGACGAGTCCCCGGAGACCGAGACTCACGTCTTCCTCGACTGCCTCCTCCTCGCAGAATCATCAGTACAGTcaacatcatcatcatcatcatcatcatcatcagcaTCAGCATCAGCATCAACATCATCGTTCTCATCATCGCGACGCTGCTGATCGCAGTGGCAGTGGTGAGCATCAACGTCGGGAATATAATAAGCACGAAGCTCATCGACACCGTCGACACGATTCCGCGCCTTGCGGCGATTACATCGAAGATCCGAGTTCTCGGGACCACCGTAAACAACGCTCCG CGGACAAGACGCGCCGTCGAAGAGCGTCCGAGATGCCTCGAAGTCCTCGGAAGAAACGACGATACTCCAAGAGCCCAAATATCCTGCAGGACGTTAATCTGCCTCTCGATTCGAGGTTCGAGCTCCTCGATATCGACGCGGATCAGGATCTCGCGTTGATAAACTTCGAGAAGAGCCGCGAAGCCCTTGGCGAATCGTGCGACCATGCGGGGATTCACCCAAGTGCCTGCTACTTTTCCCACACTGCGGCACACCT TAAAATCCATTACGATCAGGATGATTACGTGGCAGTGAATCTCGAGGATGCTTTCGACGACCGAGTGTCGCTCAACGCTAGTAAAAAACGCGATGACAAGCGCGAGCGTTTTCATCGACcacgaagaaagagaaagcgaaaaaaacgCATCGTCGAACCGGATGTCCCGGAGGAAGAGTACGTCGATCCCGAAGAGCTGCCTCCACGTGCCAGATGGACGATCGTTGCAACCGCGTGTCTCCTTCTCGCGATGTCGTTGCTTCTCGTCGGTGTTACTTTGCGGATGGCGCCAATCATCGACGATATGG ttcGCAAGGAGAACGAAGAGTTGCTGAACTCGTTGAATCGAGACAATTCGGTGCCTGAAAACTCAACGTCTTTGCCGTAG
- the LOC122413904 gene encoding facilitated trehalose transporter Tret1-like, with amino-acid sequence MEKGKTKQWPQYLAALTATVSLAITGCHIGWTSPSLPLLKREDSHLPVTSSEASWIASFFLLGCIPGCILAAFVVDRFGRKSSLLIAGAPLFFGWVLIIVAWNPYILYAARFISGIGQGIVYVVCPMYIGEIADKNIRGALGTCIKLMVTFGELYAHAIGPFVPYEWLAYYCAIIPIIFFVSFAWMPESPYYLLMKNDQAGAAKSLRRLRRYTNPDEVQEDMDQMAKSVLRDLANRGHYWDLFDTPGNRRAVVISFGLQLILQFSGIAAIESYTQEIMEESDSGLSAGVAVIILSVLQLAAGLGAAALVDRIGRRPLLLSTTFLAGLALTTSALFYLMKLHFGYSMEGFGWVLDTSVMFYELIIALGLNPLPYMMLGELFPTNVKGVAVSMANLWAALLAFVVSKMHQVVTDTCGIYAAFGWFASTCFFGIVFIYFVVPETNGKSLLEIQEELNCRRKHRKSKEKRANETCGEIYVSHIC; translated from the exons ATGGAAAAAGGGAAGACGAAGCAATGGCCTCAGTATCTCGCAGCGCTGACAG cCACCGTATCGTTGGCTATAACAGGCTGTCACATAGGGTGGACCTCGCCCAGTTTGCCACTGTTGAAAAGAGAGGACTCGCATTTGCCAGTGACGTCGAGCGAGGCCTCTTGGATAGCGTCGTTCTTCCTTCTGGGTTGCATACCCGGTTGCATATTGGCAGCTTTCGTGGTTGATCGTTTCGGGAGAAAAAGCAGTTTGCTTATCGCCGGCGCACCGCTGTTTTTCGGATGGGTTCTCATAATCGTCGCGTGGAATCCTTACATCCTGTACGCGGCTCGTTTCATCAGCGGCATCGGCCAGGGCATTGTGTACGTCGTGTGTCCGATGTACATCGGCGAAATAGCTGACAAAAATATTCGAGGGGCCCTGGGTACTTGCATCAAATTGATGGTGACGTTTGGGGAACTTTACGCCCACGCGATCGGGCCGTTCGTCCCTTACGAGTGGCTGGCTTACTACTGCGCCATTATTCCAATAATATTCTTCGTGTCGTTTGCCTGGATGCCCGAATCGCCGTATTATCTGCTGATGAAGAACGACCAAGCGGGAGCTGCCAAGAGCCTCCGACGTCTCCGGCGTTACACGAATCCTGATGAGGTTCAAGAGGACATGGATCAGATGGCTAAATCGGTCCTCCGAGATTTGGCGAACCGCGGTCATTATTGGGACCTTTTTGACACCCCGGGGAATCGGCGGGCGGTCGTAATCAGCTTTGGCCTGCAATTGATTCTCCAGTTCAGCGGTATCGCCGCGATCGAATCTTACACGCAGGAGATCATggaggaaagcgattctggcCTCTCGGCGGGGGTCGCCGTTATTATTTTGAGCGTTTTGCAACTGGCAGCCGGCCTGGGCGCGGCCGCCCTGGTCGATCGGATCGGACGCAGGCCGCTTCTTCTTTCAACGACTTTTCTCGCGGGCCTTGCTCTCACGACGAGTGCCCTCTTTTATCTGATGAAACTCCATTTCGGTTACTCGATGGAAGGCTTCGGATGGGTCCTCGACACCTCGGTCATGTTTTACGAGCTCATCATCGCTCTTGGCCTCAATCCCTTGCCGTACATGATGCTCGGCGAATTGTTTCCAACGAACGTCAAAGGCGTCGCGGTCTCAATGGCCAACCTGTGGGCGGCCCTCCTCGCATTCGTCGTCTCCAAAATGCATCAGGTTGTCACTGACACTTGTGGAATTTACGCCGCCTTCGGATGGTTCGCATCGACCTGCTTCTTCGGAATCGTATTCATATACTTCGTCGTCCCCGAGACGAATGGTAAATCGCTGTTGGAGATTCAGGAAGAGCTCAACTGCCGCCGGAAACATCGAAAGAGCAAGGAAAAACGAGCCAACGAAACTTGCGGAGAAATATATGTGAGCCACATCTGCTGA
- the Tsp97E gene encoding tetraspanin-31-B yields the protein MCGGFTCSKNALTALNILYIVVAFILIGVAVYGRASALVTNLPIIGGILACGVILILISILGLIGAVKHHQVLLFFYMLILFLLFLIQFSIACACLAVNAKQQETLAETGWRRVGIDMKAEVQETFHCCGFNNTVGETDTALQHPTCEKVNSYCCKDSTKPDCECPPCMQKLQSTIDFAFKLCGGIGLFFSFTEVIAAFLARRYRNQLDPEEKAARAIFPRKNYLY from the exons ATGTGCGGTGGTTTCACGTGTTCCAAAAATGCTCTGACAGCATTGAACATCCTATACATC GTAGTTGCTTTTATTCTAATCGGCGTTGCGGTATACGGAAGAGCCTCCGCTCTCGTTACAAATCTACCGATTATCGGTGGAATTTTAGCGTGCGGAGTTATACTCATTCTCATATCAATATTGGGCCTAATCGGAGCTGTCAAACATCATCAAGTTCTGCTCTTCTTC TACATGCTCATTCTCTTCCTGCTGTTTCTTATTCAGTTCAGCATCGCGTGCGCTTGTTTGGCTGTTAATGCTAAGCAGCAGGAGACCCTTGCCGAAACG GGATGGAGGCGTGTCGGAATTGATATGAAGGCAGAAGTTCAAGAGACCTTCCACTGCTGTGGTTTCAACAACACTGTAGGAGAGACTGATACAGCTCTCCAGCATCCAACCTGTGAAAAAGTCAAT AGTTACTGTTGCAAGGATAGCACTAAGCCAGATTGCGAGTGTCCGCCGTGCATGCAGAAGCTCCAATCAACCATTGATTTTGCGTTTAAGTTATGCGGAGGGATTGGATTGTTCTTCAGTTTCACGGAG GTGATTGCTGCTTTCTTGGCACGTCGCTACCGGAATCAATTGGACCCGGAGGAAAAAGCAGCAAGAGCTATATTCCCCCGAAAAAATTATCTTTACTAA